The window GGGTTGCCGTTGAGCCTGAAATGGCGCAGGTCAAATTATAGGCGGTGGATTTCGGATCAATATAATAATTGAGTTGAATCTTAATTATGTGTTACAAGCCAGTTGCTCCGTTCACAATTGGAATGATGGAACCATTTATTTACGCTCAACAAGGGTTACATTTTTTGATTTGAAGAGGTAAGTCATGGAAACAGCAGAAAAAACAAATGATAAACGCAAGCATCGGCGGTTTGAGGTTCAGGATGGAGCCTATACGGTGCTCAGTTATCAACCCACAATAATGGGCCAGATTGTAAATATAAGCACGGACGGCCTTGCGGTTGTTTATGAGGGGAAGCGCTTGGAGGCATCCACCGAAATCGATTTGTTCATATCGGATGCCGGTTTTTATCTTGAACAAATACCGGTCAAGACCATTTCAGATCATAAAGTAGCCGGAGGGTTCCCGTTCATTTCCAAGACAAAATGGCAGCGGAGCATACAGTTTGAGGAACTCAACGACGATCAGAAAACTGAGCTGGAACGTTTCATTCAGTGCTATGCCTCCATGAGGAAGCGTTCCGACAAAGATCGCCGACAGTGCGATGATCCTCAATATGATGGCCCTGAAAGAAGAAGTTGTGCTGATCGAAGGATCGTAAAAGGTTAGCCGGTCCGGCCCACCATGCCGGTGTTCGTTTTGAGGACTTCGGGTTAGAGGTGTGAAAAAAACTTCACAATTATTATGAAGTTTTTTTCACACCTTTTTTTTGGGCTAAAAATCCATATTTTTTTAACTGACTGTTTTATTTGGTTATTCAATTTTTTGCCGATATTGGCACGTTTTTTGGATATATAGATAACATCTTTATCAATATTCACCCGTGGTTCACCCATGCAGATATCCTTTTTTTAAACTATGTTGACAGACATCTTGATGGAGGTGTGCATGCAGAAAGAATTTGCTAAAAATTCCGGCCTAAAGATGCTGTTGGAGAAATATCAAAAGATATTTCGAATTCCTGAGAATCTAAATCATTATTCAGAAAAAGATTATCAAATCGCTGAAAAAAAGTTTATTAAATTTGCGTTGCTTGAAGGCAAAATATAGACCTATATTTTTTAAGCATTGTTCATGAAATAGCCGGGCGAGCTATCCCGCGATCATAAGCCAGATTGAAAATGTGATTGCTGACAAGATCGTACTGATGGAAATGGCGGCTACGGCAAAATCGGTATCCCCTTTCATTTCTTTTGCCATTATATACGTTAAGGTCGCTGATGGCGAGGCCAGCAGAATAAGTCCGGGCAGATAATCCTGGAACGCCGAGCCGCATAAACGATATAAGACCAACCCCAGACCCGGCAGCAGAATCAGTTTCATGCCGGCCGTGCTCAGAACTCGAAGCATTCGCAACTGCATCATTTCGAAGGACAACGAAGCTCCGATAATCAATAATGCCATCGGTAGCGCAAGGTCGCTTAAAATAGCAAGGCTGCGATCCACGATCAGCGGCACCGCTAGCCCGGTCAGGGAATACAAGATACCGGCCAGGGCAGATACGATCACAGGATTGCCCAGAATCCTAAAAAAGATATCCCGTCTGTTTTTCCTCAACGTCGTGCTTTCAGCACTGAATTGAAGCGCAACGACTGCGAGCAGGTTCTGCAGGATCATGATAAAGCCTGCCAGG is drawn from Candidatus Desulfatibia profunda and contains these coding sequences:
- a CDS encoding PilZ domain-containing protein; its protein translation is METAEKTNDKRKHRRFEVQDGAYTVLSYQPTIMGQIVNISTDGLAVVYEGKRLEASTEIDLFISDAGFYLEQIPVKTISDHKVAGGFPFISKTKWQRSIQFEELNDDQKTELERFIQCYASMRKRSDKDRRQCDDPQYDGPERRSCADRRIVKG
- a CDS encoding AEC family transporter, translated to MNIISTIIPIFAVIILGWLARWKGFIQPNFLAPANRLVYYLAIPAMIFHLISKASLKAQFDSLVLAITLLSVIAVFAVSWSTGWMIRVERKQLGTFIQCSFHGNLGYIGLAVAYYHLGNQGFVRAGILAGFIMILQNLLAVVALQFSAESTTLRKNRRDIFFRILGNPVIVSALAGILYSLTGLAVPLIVDRSLAILSDLALPMALLIIGASLSFEMMQLRMLRVLSTAGMKLILLPGLGLVLYRLCGSAFQDYLPGLILLASPSATLTYIMAKEMKGDTDFAVAAISISTILSAITFSIWLMIAG